Proteins encoded within one genomic window of Panicum virgatum strain AP13 chromosome 1N, P.virgatum_v5, whole genome shotgun sequence:
- the LOC120655477 gene encoding uncharacterized protein LOC120655477 isoform X1: MAVRPLTPTLPPTLLRGHLGPRLRNPSAPLVLRLLSGIRSPLLHSDAAPRPHQMRTAPSVAGVLGTSTLVRFAPELGRPPHRNVRDGSWKEAEEPEANQPTKSLIDQGPSHWFSTVAAFLVCPFRF, encoded by the exons ATGGCCGTCCGGCCTCTGACGCCGACCCTCCCTCCGACGCTACTCCGCGGCCACCTCGGGCCTCGGCTGCGGAATCCCTCAGCACCGCTCGTGCTCCGCCTGCTTTCCGGCATCCGCTCGCCCCTCCTCCACTCCGACGCCGCTCCACGCCCCCATCAGATGCGGACCGCCCCCTCGGTTGCAGGAGTCCTCGGCACGTCGACGCTCGTCCGATTCGCCCCCGAACTAGGCCGTCCGCCCCACCGCAACGTCCGAGATGGCTCCTGGAAAGAAGCAGAAGAACCGGAAGCCAACCAACCCACCAAGAG CTTGATTGATCAGGGCCCTTCACATTGGTTTAGCACGGTTGCTGCTTTTTTGGTGTGCCCATTCAGATTCTAA
- the LOC120655477 gene encoding uncharacterized protein LOC120655477 isoform X2, whose translation MAVRPLTPTLPPTLLRGHLGPRLRNPSAPLVLRLLSGIRSPLLHSDAAPRPHQMRTAPSVAGVLGTSTLVRFAPELGRPPHRNVRDGSWKEAEEPEANQPTKRVGLHQL comes from the exons ATGGCCGTCCGGCCTCTGACGCCGACCCTCCCTCCGACGCTACTCCGCGGCCACCTCGGGCCTCGGCTGCGGAATCCCTCAGCACCGCTCGTGCTCCGCCTGCTTTCCGGCATCCGCTCGCCCCTCCTCCACTCCGACGCCGCTCCACGCCCCCATCAGATGCGGACCGCCCCCTCGGTTGCAGGAGTCCTCGGCACGTCGACGCTCGTCCGATTCGCCCCCGAACTAGGCCGTCCGCCCCACCGCAACGTCCGAGATGGCTCCTGGAAAGAAGCAGAAGAACCGGAAGCCAACCAACCCACCAAGAG GGTAGGGCTACATCAGCTCTGA
- the LOC120655476 gene encoding senescence-specific cysteine protease SAG39-like, giving the protein MLKRRYTVSDEDEGVKQDKLKIQKHEEGVNIDDEVMKVRFEDWMKECDKTYPSEEEKARRYKVFKENAMAADKANASFPNEVQGTNRKEG; this is encoded by the exons ATGCTTAAAAGAAGATATACTGTGTCTGATGAGGATGAAGGTGTAAAGCAGGATAAACTGAAGATCCAGAAGCATGAGGAGGGTGTGAACATCGACGACGAAGTGATGAAGGTAAGGTTTGAGGACTGGATGAAGGAGTGTGACAAGACCTACCCGAGTGAGGAAGAGAAGGCTAGGAGGTATAAAGTATTTAAGGAGAATGCCATGGCAGCTGACAAGGCTAATGCATCATTCCCAAATG AGGTTCAGGGAACTAACCGCAAGGAAGGCTGA